The following proteins come from a genomic window of Athalia rosae chromosome 1, iyAthRosa1.1, whole genome shotgun sequence:
- the LOC105683817 gene encoding dynamin-like 120 kDa protein, mitochondrial isoform X1 codes for MEQIMCGKFGHGILLIAKSSRHPKSLISARNLMSGKIGQLGRPLLATPQPRYLIFSNRGYAMIITRVLRGALKIRYLLLGGAVGGGLTLQKKYEQWKEGLPDMTWIDSLLPNEQQWQSFRGSLMTMKENISEKVEIDPRIRELGESKYQEYKAWFNQRLDDAIKAAESRPDAPNTSDPLKSMFEAITAVAKKVYSDAKGELSKNTVAFARPLVNENIEEERKKAQTSQQRLDTMQEEVMQIQLKYQRELERLERENKELRKQMLLRGNQKLNNRKIKKSLIDMYSDVLDELSDYDSTYSTADHLPRVVVVGDQSSGKTSVLEMIAQARIFPRGGGEMMTRAPVKVTLSEGPYHIAQFKDSSREFDLTKESELAELRKEVELRMKNSVKNGKTVSHDVIAMTVKGPGLQRMVLVDLPGIISTVTVDMAEDTRDSIRQMTQQYMSNPNAIILCIQDGAVDAERSNVTDLVSQMDPTGRRTIFVLTKVDLAEENLANPDRLRKILAGKLFPMKALGYFAVVTGRGRQDDTIQTIKDYEERFFRNSKLFKDGLAMSGQVTTRNLSLAVAECFWKMVRETVEQQADAFKATRFNLETEWKNNFPRLRELDRDELFEKARGEILDEIVNLSQVSPRHWEEVLMSRIWEKVSMHVFENIYLPAAQTGNAGTFNTTVDIKLRQWAEQQLPARSVECGWESLQHEFYHFMNQAKLSPDHDDIFDNLKNSVVTEAMLRHSWEDKASEMLRVIQLNTLEDRSVNDKRDWDQAVKFLETSVKEKLQSTEQILREMLGPGRKERWMYWQSQTEEQQKRSSVKNELDKILYADKKHAPTLTQDELTAVRKNLQRNGIEIDNEFIRETWHPVYRRFFLQQSLARAYDCRKGYYLYHTGHESEMECSDVVLFWRIQQMLKVTANALRQQVMNREARRLDKEIKDVLEDYSQDTEMKQKLLTGRRVTLAEELKRVRQIQEKLEEFIQALNKEK; via the exons ATGGAACAAATAATGTGCGGAAAATTTGG tcATGGAATTCTCCTGATAGCCAAGTCTTCACGGCATCCCAAATCATTGATAAGTGCCCGTAATTTGATGTCTGGAAAAATTGGGCAGCTTGGTAGGCCGTTGCTGGCAACTCCTCAACCtcgatatttgattttttcaaatcgtggATATGCCATGATCATCACTAGAGTTTTGAGAGGAGCTCTGAAAATAAGATACCTCCTTTTGGGTGGTGCGGTTGGTGGGGGTCTTACTTTGCAAAAG AAATATGAACAATGGAAGGAAGGTCTCCCTGACATGACATGGATAGATAGTCTTCTACCAAATGAGCAACAGTGGCAAAGTTTTCGTGGGTCTCTGATGACAATGAAGGAGAATATATCAGAAAAAGTCGAAATTG ACCCACGAATAAGGGAACTTGGAGAATCTAAGTATCAAGAATATAAGGCCTGGTTCAACCAGAGGTTGGACGACGCTATCAAAGCAGCTGAGAGTCGCCCAGATGCTCCAAACACCAGTGATCCATTAAAGA GTATGTTTGAAGCAATCACTGCGGTAGCAAAGAAAGTTTATTCAG ATGCCAAAGGAGAATTATCAAAGAATACTGTTGCGTTTGCTCGCCCACTGGTCAATGAAAACATCGAGGAGGAGCGCAAGAAGGCTC AAACATCCCAGCAAAGACTGGACACAATGCAAGAAGAGGTGATGCAGATACAGCTTAAGTATCAACGTGAATTGGAGAGACTTGagcgagaaaataaagaattgcGTAAGCAAATGCTGCTACGCGGTAACCAGAAACTCAACAATCGTAAAATTAAA AAATCACTTATCGACATGTACAGTGATGTTCTCGATGAACTCAGTGATTACGATAGCACATATTCGACCGCAGACCATCTGCCCAGAGTTGTTGTAGTCGGAGACCAGAGTTCTGGAAAAACCTCTGTACTGGAAATGATCGCACAGGCTCGGATATTCCCAAG GGGTGGCGGTGAGATGATGACAAGGGCACCAGTCAAGGTAACTTTAAGTGAAGGCCCGTACCATATAGCGCAATTTAAAGATAGCTCTAGGGAGTTTGACTTAACTAAAGAATCGGAGCTAGCTGAATTGAGAAAAGAGGTTGAACTGCGTATGAAGAATAGTGTCAAGAATGGCAAGACGGTCAGTCATGATGTTATTGCAATGACAGTGAAGGGGCCTGGACTTCAAAGAATGGTTCTTGTTGATCTACCTGGAATCATTAGC ACAGTCACGGTCGACATGGCTGAAGATACTAGAGACTCAATTCGCCAAATGACCCAGCAGTACATGAGCAACCCAAATGCTATTATACTTTGCATTCAAGATGGTGCAGTGGATGCTGAACGAAGTAATGTTACTGACCTTGTCTCTCAGATGGATCCGACTGGTAGAAGAACTATCTTTGTTCTCACAAAG GTAGACTTGGCGGAAGAAAATTTGGCAAATCCGGATAGACTACGCAAGATTTTAGCTGGAAAGTTATTCCCTATGAAAGCATTGGGCTATTTCGCTGTGGTGACTGGCCGTGGTAGGCAAGATGATACCATACAAACTATCAAAGATTACGAGGAACGATTTTTTAGAAACTCCAAGCTCTTCAA AGATGGTCTGGCAATGTCTGGGCAAGTAACAACTAGGAACTTGAGCCTGGCGGTAGCTGAGTGCTTCTGGAAAATGGTACGAGAAACGGTCGAGCAGCAAGCTGATGCCTTTAAAGCTACACGGTTCAATTTGGAAACTGAATggaagaataattttccacG GTTGCGCGAACTCGACAGAGACGAACTTTTCGAAAAAGCGAGAGGTGAAATCTTAGATGAAATAGTCAATCTTTCTCAAGTGTCTCCAAGACACTGGGAGGAAGTACTAATGTCCCGTATTTGGGAAAAAGTCAGTATGCATGTTTTTGAAAACATCTACTTACCTGCTGCTCAAACCGGAAATGCAG GTACATTTAATACGACCGTCGACATCAAACTGCGTCAATGGGCAGAGCAGCAGCTACCTGCGCGAAGTGTCGAATGTGGATGGGAAAGTTTACAAcatgaattttatcatttcatgaATCAAGCGAAGTTGAGCCCAGATCATGATGATATATttgataatttaaaaaattctgtaGTCACTGAAGCAATGCTGAGGCATTCCTGGGAAGACAAG GCGTCGGAGATGCTACGCGTAATCCAGCTAAATACGCTGGAGGATCGAAGCGTAAATGACAAACGAGATTGGGATCAAGCGGTTAAATTTCTCGAAACATCGGTTAAAGAAAAGTTGCAGAGCACAGAGCAAATACTTCGAGAAATGTTGGGGCCAGGCAGAAAGGAGCGCTGGATGTATTGGCAAAGTCAGACCgaagaacaacaaaaacgTTCCTCCGTTAAAAACGAGCTAGACAAAATTCTATATGCTGACAAG AAACACGCACCTACACTTACCCAGGATGAGCTCACAGCAGTGAGAAAAAACCTACAACGTAACGGAATCGAGATAGATAATGAGTTCATCAGGGAGACGTGGCATCCCGTTTACAGGAGATTTTTCTTACAACAGAGTTTGGCTAGGGCATATGACTGCAGAAAAGGATACTACTTATATCATACAGGTCATGAAAGCGAG ATGGAGTGCAGTGACGTTGTACTCTTCTGGCGTATCCAGCAGATGCTCAAGGTGACAGCCAATGCTCTTAGACAGCAGGTTATGAATCGAGAAGCTCGTCGGTTGGATAAGGAAATCAAAGACGTTCTTGAAGACTACAGTCAAGACACTGAAATGAAACAGAAGCTTCTGACAGGTAGACGCGTAACGTTGGCCGAGGAACTGA AACGTGTTCGACAGATTCAAGAGAAGCTGGAAGAGTTCATCCAGGCACTTAATAAAGAAAAGTGA
- the LOC105683817 gene encoding dynamin-like 120 kDa protein, mitochondrial isoform X2: MEQIMCGKFGHGILLIAKSSRHPKSLISARNLMSGKIGQLGRPLLATPQPRYLIFSNRGYAMIITRVLRGALKIRYLLLGGAVGGGLTLQKKYEQWKEGLPDMTWIDSLLPNEQQWQSFRGSLMTMKENISEKVEIDPRIRELGESKYQEYKAWFNQRLDDAIKAAESRPDAPNTSDPLKNAKGELSKNTVAFARPLVNENIEEERKKAQTSQQRLDTMQEEVMQIQLKYQRELERLERENKELRKQMLLRGNQKLNNRKIKKSLIDMYSDVLDELSDYDSTYSTADHLPRVVVVGDQSSGKTSVLEMIAQARIFPRGGGEMMTRAPVKVTLSEGPYHIAQFKDSSREFDLTKESELAELRKEVELRMKNSVKNGKTVSHDVIAMTVKGPGLQRMVLVDLPGIISTVTVDMAEDTRDSIRQMTQQYMSNPNAIILCIQDGAVDAERSNVTDLVSQMDPTGRRTIFVLTKVDLAEENLANPDRLRKILAGKLFPMKALGYFAVVTGRGRQDDTIQTIKDYEERFFRNSKLFKDGLAMSGQVTTRNLSLAVAECFWKMVRETVEQQADAFKATRFNLETEWKNNFPRLRELDRDELFEKARGEILDEIVNLSQVSPRHWEEVLMSRIWEKVSMHVFENIYLPAAQTGNAGTFNTTVDIKLRQWAEQQLPARSVECGWESLQHEFYHFMNQAKLSPDHDDIFDNLKNSVVTEAMLRHSWEDKASEMLRVIQLNTLEDRSVNDKRDWDQAVKFLETSVKEKLQSTEQILREMLGPGRKERWMYWQSQTEEQQKRSSVKNELDKILYADKKHAPTLTQDELTAVRKNLQRNGIEIDNEFIRETWHPVYRRFFLQQSLARAYDCRKGYYLYHTGHESEMECSDVVLFWRIQQMLKVTANALRQQVMNREARRLDKEIKDVLEDYSQDTEMKQKLLTGRRVTLAEELKRVRQIQEKLEEFIQALNKEK; encoded by the exons ATGGAACAAATAATGTGCGGAAAATTTGG tcATGGAATTCTCCTGATAGCCAAGTCTTCACGGCATCCCAAATCATTGATAAGTGCCCGTAATTTGATGTCTGGAAAAATTGGGCAGCTTGGTAGGCCGTTGCTGGCAACTCCTCAACCtcgatatttgattttttcaaatcgtggATATGCCATGATCATCACTAGAGTTTTGAGAGGAGCTCTGAAAATAAGATACCTCCTTTTGGGTGGTGCGGTTGGTGGGGGTCTTACTTTGCAAAAG AAATATGAACAATGGAAGGAAGGTCTCCCTGACATGACATGGATAGATAGTCTTCTACCAAATGAGCAACAGTGGCAAAGTTTTCGTGGGTCTCTGATGACAATGAAGGAGAATATATCAGAAAAAGTCGAAATTG ACCCACGAATAAGGGAACTTGGAGAATCTAAGTATCAAGAATATAAGGCCTGGTTCAACCAGAGGTTGGACGACGCTATCAAAGCAGCTGAGAGTCGCCCAGATGCTCCAAACACCAGTGATCCATTAAAGA ATGCCAAAGGAGAATTATCAAAGAATACTGTTGCGTTTGCTCGCCCACTGGTCAATGAAAACATCGAGGAGGAGCGCAAGAAGGCTC AAACATCCCAGCAAAGACTGGACACAATGCAAGAAGAGGTGATGCAGATACAGCTTAAGTATCAACGTGAATTGGAGAGACTTGagcgagaaaataaagaattgcGTAAGCAAATGCTGCTACGCGGTAACCAGAAACTCAACAATCGTAAAATTAAA AAATCACTTATCGACATGTACAGTGATGTTCTCGATGAACTCAGTGATTACGATAGCACATATTCGACCGCAGACCATCTGCCCAGAGTTGTTGTAGTCGGAGACCAGAGTTCTGGAAAAACCTCTGTACTGGAAATGATCGCACAGGCTCGGATATTCCCAAG GGGTGGCGGTGAGATGATGACAAGGGCACCAGTCAAGGTAACTTTAAGTGAAGGCCCGTACCATATAGCGCAATTTAAAGATAGCTCTAGGGAGTTTGACTTAACTAAAGAATCGGAGCTAGCTGAATTGAGAAAAGAGGTTGAACTGCGTATGAAGAATAGTGTCAAGAATGGCAAGACGGTCAGTCATGATGTTATTGCAATGACAGTGAAGGGGCCTGGACTTCAAAGAATGGTTCTTGTTGATCTACCTGGAATCATTAGC ACAGTCACGGTCGACATGGCTGAAGATACTAGAGACTCAATTCGCCAAATGACCCAGCAGTACATGAGCAACCCAAATGCTATTATACTTTGCATTCAAGATGGTGCAGTGGATGCTGAACGAAGTAATGTTACTGACCTTGTCTCTCAGATGGATCCGACTGGTAGAAGAACTATCTTTGTTCTCACAAAG GTAGACTTGGCGGAAGAAAATTTGGCAAATCCGGATAGACTACGCAAGATTTTAGCTGGAAAGTTATTCCCTATGAAAGCATTGGGCTATTTCGCTGTGGTGACTGGCCGTGGTAGGCAAGATGATACCATACAAACTATCAAAGATTACGAGGAACGATTTTTTAGAAACTCCAAGCTCTTCAA AGATGGTCTGGCAATGTCTGGGCAAGTAACAACTAGGAACTTGAGCCTGGCGGTAGCTGAGTGCTTCTGGAAAATGGTACGAGAAACGGTCGAGCAGCAAGCTGATGCCTTTAAAGCTACACGGTTCAATTTGGAAACTGAATggaagaataattttccacG GTTGCGCGAACTCGACAGAGACGAACTTTTCGAAAAAGCGAGAGGTGAAATCTTAGATGAAATAGTCAATCTTTCTCAAGTGTCTCCAAGACACTGGGAGGAAGTACTAATGTCCCGTATTTGGGAAAAAGTCAGTATGCATGTTTTTGAAAACATCTACTTACCTGCTGCTCAAACCGGAAATGCAG GTACATTTAATACGACCGTCGACATCAAACTGCGTCAATGGGCAGAGCAGCAGCTACCTGCGCGAAGTGTCGAATGTGGATGGGAAAGTTTACAAcatgaattttatcatttcatgaATCAAGCGAAGTTGAGCCCAGATCATGATGATATATttgataatttaaaaaattctgtaGTCACTGAAGCAATGCTGAGGCATTCCTGGGAAGACAAG GCGTCGGAGATGCTACGCGTAATCCAGCTAAATACGCTGGAGGATCGAAGCGTAAATGACAAACGAGATTGGGATCAAGCGGTTAAATTTCTCGAAACATCGGTTAAAGAAAAGTTGCAGAGCACAGAGCAAATACTTCGAGAAATGTTGGGGCCAGGCAGAAAGGAGCGCTGGATGTATTGGCAAAGTCAGACCgaagaacaacaaaaacgTTCCTCCGTTAAAAACGAGCTAGACAAAATTCTATATGCTGACAAG AAACACGCACCTACACTTACCCAGGATGAGCTCACAGCAGTGAGAAAAAACCTACAACGTAACGGAATCGAGATAGATAATGAGTTCATCAGGGAGACGTGGCATCCCGTTTACAGGAGATTTTTCTTACAACAGAGTTTGGCTAGGGCATATGACTGCAGAAAAGGATACTACTTATATCATACAGGTCATGAAAGCGAG ATGGAGTGCAGTGACGTTGTACTCTTCTGGCGTATCCAGCAGATGCTCAAGGTGACAGCCAATGCTCTTAGACAGCAGGTTATGAATCGAGAAGCTCGTCGGTTGGATAAGGAAATCAAAGACGTTCTTGAAGACTACAGTCAAGACACTGAAATGAAACAGAAGCTTCTGACAGGTAGACGCGTAACGTTGGCCGAGGAACTGA AACGTGTTCGACAGATTCAAGAGAAGCTGGAAGAGTTCATCCAGGCACTTAATAAAGAAAAGTGA
- the LOC105683669 gene encoding uncharacterized protein LOC105683669: MGSYASKFLSRYGAEMTDSPCAEGLCPSTPVDAKITLPTDPRSASVGIPRTPIEVNYTPTNTNRRAVTAIPLYLQKKPYLETDLDNIDLFTPKGSTPTSPPHIPPKTFDHNSPLTSINNKADDTRLNKLHYKVLGIDPRSPATDFDRTPILSLKSWQRIKARSQENLAKQDSFFESRISYQPRLSYCETLSDCGISEVQALPDILSDVNAVTDSDVITENSDHYDSCSSSSTASVETISDSSEEITVIRNPKIEQIQDAARSNVISGLEQSIGKNMASQEINCQEDNHLEQQSSSPLTNNASHVLSIVTKLHNNPSVYTGEKTIMVWKDSISPEISNISDLDVPKNSESKPSNRKMISKEEIMIEFDDTETTKTPKSQLFNKQEGSYEIRTKKTNLTKRKKDCELDSKTFFQEKTFGPDGKNINQVPKVRTPLGNRSNNHAKVNSMPMKSPQLLRTKPLSMKLHQENTPPRSMKSKLNGTQWDPDSTVLI; this comes from the exons ATGGGTAGCTATGCCAGCAAATTCTTGTCTCGCTATGGGGCAGAGATGACAGATTCACCTTGTGCAGAAGGACTTTGTCCATCTACGCCAGTAGATGCTAAAATAACACTACCCACAGATCCTAGATCTGCTTCTGTTGGGATTCCAAGGACTCCGATTGAG GTAAACTACACACCAACAAATACAAACAGACGTGCAGTTACAGCAATCCCACTGTATTTGCAGAAGAAACCATACCTGGAAACCGACTTGGACAATATTGATCTTTTTACACCTAAAGGCTCAACTCCTACATCACCG CCTCATATTCCTCCAAAAACGTTTGACCACAACAGTCCGTTAACATCCATCAACAATAAGGCTGATGACACCAGACTCAACAAACTGCACTATAAAGTTCTTGGAATTGACCCTCGATCACCTGCAACTGACTTTGATAGAACTCCAATTTTAAGTTTGAAATCTTGGCAGCGTATAAAAGCACGATCCCAGGAGAATTTAGCTAAACAAGATAGCTTTTTTGAATCGCGGATTTCTTATCAGCCGAGATTATCGTACTGTGAAACTCTGAGTGACTGTGGCATTTCTGAGGTACAGGCGCTACCTGACATCCTCTCGGACGTAAATGCAGTCACAGATTCGGATGTGATTACAGAAAATTCAGACCACTATGATTCTTGCAGTTCTAGTTCTACTGCAAGCGTTGAAACCATTTCTGATAGTTCTGAAGAAATCACAGTTATACGCAACCCAAAAATTGAGCAGATCCAAGATGCTGCTAGGTCTAACGTGATATCAGGTCTCGAGCAAAGCATTGGGAAAAATATGGCTAGTCAAGAAATTAATTGCCAGGAAGATAATCATCTTGAACAGCAGTCGTCTTCACCACTAACAAATAACGCTAGCCATGTTTTATCTATAGTCACAAAATTGCACAACAACCCATCAGTTTACACTGGTGAGAAAACAATCATGGTTTGGAAGGACTCTATATCCCCGGAGATTTCTAACATCTCAGATCTGGATGTACCCAAAAACTCTGAGTCGAAGCCAAGTAATAGAAAGATGATTTCTAAGGAGGAAATTATGATAGAATTTGACGATACTGAGACCACAAAAACCCCGAAATCTCAACTCTTCAACAAACAAGAAGGAAGTTATGAAATTCgcacaaaaaaaactaatttgaCCAAGCGGAAAAAAGACTGTGAACTAGACAGCAAGACTTTTTTCCAGGAAAAGACTTTTGGCCCAgatggaaagaatattaaCCAAGTGCCAAAG GTCCGCACACCGCTTgggaatcgttcgaacaaccATGCTAAAGTCAACAGCATGCCGATGAAATCTCCACAACTACTGCGGACCAAACCGCTGTCAATGAAACTTCACCAAGAAAACACCCCTCCGCGTTCTATGAAGTCTAAGCTTAATGGTACCCAATGGGACCCTGACTCCACTGTccttatttaa
- the LOC105683655 gene encoding RNA-binding protein 48 isoform X1, which translates to MAVEQTIVKLSHHEQQELCVTRPTYRQGRKLTAVKVYTVNDESQHLMIVGVPELQLHHEIEKLASPYGDIKELKKVSNYPTEEFTEAYHVHYGRIQSARIAKRFMDGKNFYGGLLHVFYAPELETVSETRAKLIQRRREITTRIIRNQQDSSDPAKNSFIPKAQYNRKKKTPALPLTEDRLSQIYPGESMRSIYDGIPQTIDPRPVFQPRLPNSWPMPLEPQCAPKILNAPYQTTDAVLKAAEQSKSTTAPQKISETKRNYKGRHVRERKNIRLTRPHIIDTRNMPIKVLIPEQTDSVTKAFSNVKKTESGIKIKLLPEQDKSKKRIVIKNAKTESLLQPSSDLQSSITSAKSQIREAMELQRTQVDRANP; encoded by the exons ATGGCGGTAGAACAAACAATCGTGAAGCTCTCTCATCACGAACAGCAAGAATTATGCGTTACAAGACCAACTTACAGGCAAGGAAGGAAGTTAACAGCTGTGAAG GTATACACTGTAAATGATGAATCGCAGCATCTGATGATCGTTGGTGTCCCTGAACTACAGCTCCatcatgaaattgaaaaactagcTTCTCCGTATGGAGATATCAAGGAACTCAAGAAAGTTTCCAATTACCCGACCGAAGAATTCACTGAAGCATATCACGTGCATTACGGACGGATTCAAAGCGCCAG AATAGCCAAACGTTTCATGGATGGCAAGAACTTCTATGGTGGACTTCTCCATGTATTCTATGCTCCAGAACTAGAGACTGTATCTGAAACCAGGGCCAAATTAATTCAACGTCGAAGGGAAATTACCACTAGAATAATACGAAATCAACAAGATTCATCTGATCCAGCAAAAAATTCCTTTATCCCTAA GGCACAGTACaatcgcaagaaaaaaactccAGCGTTGCCCCTGACTGAGGATCGTCTCTCTCAAATCTATCCTGGTGAGTCGATGAGATCAATATATGATGGAATCCCTCAAACGATCGACCCACGGCCAGTTTTCCAGCCAAGGTTACCAAACAGTTGGCCAATGCCTCTTGAACCACAGTGTGCTCCCAAGATTCTTAATGCTCCCTATCAGACTACTGATGCTGTCTTGAAGGCTGCTGAACAGAGTAAATCGACAACTGCTCctcagaaaatttctgaaaccAAAAGAAACTATAAAGGACGTCATGTTagggaaaggaaaaacatTAGACTAACTCGACCCCACATAATAGATACACGTAACATGCCAATTAAGGTTCTAATACCAGAACAGACAGACTCTGTTACAAAGGCGTTttcgaatgtgaaaaaaaccgaaagtgGAATCAAGATCAAACTACTACCTGAGCAGGACAAATCCAAAAAGCGTATTGTTATTAAAAACGCAAA GACGGAAAGTTTGCTACAACCTAGTTCAGATCTCCAATCTTCAATTACTTCAGCCAAGTCTCAAATCAGAGAGGCAATGGAATTGCAAAGGACTCAAGTGGATCGTGCTAATCCATGA
- the LOC105683655 gene encoding RNA-binding protein 48 isoform X2, protein MIVGVPELQLHHEIEKLASPYGDIKELKKVSNYPTEEFTEAYHVHYGRIQSARIAKRFMDGKNFYGGLLHVFYAPELETVSETRAKLIQRRREITTRIIRNQQDSSDPAKNSFIPKAQYNRKKKTPALPLTEDRLSQIYPGESMRSIYDGIPQTIDPRPVFQPRLPNSWPMPLEPQCAPKILNAPYQTTDAVLKAAEQSKSTTAPQKISETKRNYKGRHVRERKNIRLTRPHIIDTRNMPIKVLIPEQTDSVTKAFSNVKKTESGIKIKLLPEQDKSKKRIVIKNAKTESLLQPSSDLQSSITSAKSQIREAMELQRTQVDRANP, encoded by the exons ATGATCGTTGGTGTCCCTGAACTACAGCTCCatcatgaaattgaaaaactagcTTCTCCGTATGGAGATATCAAGGAACTCAAGAAAGTTTCCAATTACCCGACCGAAGAATTCACTGAAGCATATCACGTGCATTACGGACGGATTCAAAGCGCCAG AATAGCCAAACGTTTCATGGATGGCAAGAACTTCTATGGTGGACTTCTCCATGTATTCTATGCTCCAGAACTAGAGACTGTATCTGAAACCAGGGCCAAATTAATTCAACGTCGAAGGGAAATTACCACTAGAATAATACGAAATCAACAAGATTCATCTGATCCAGCAAAAAATTCCTTTATCCCTAA GGCACAGTACaatcgcaagaaaaaaactccAGCGTTGCCCCTGACTGAGGATCGTCTCTCTCAAATCTATCCTGGTGAGTCGATGAGATCAATATATGATGGAATCCCTCAAACGATCGACCCACGGCCAGTTTTCCAGCCAAGGTTACCAAACAGTTGGCCAATGCCTCTTGAACCACAGTGTGCTCCCAAGATTCTTAATGCTCCCTATCAGACTACTGATGCTGTCTTGAAGGCTGCTGAACAGAGTAAATCGACAACTGCTCctcagaaaatttctgaaaccAAAAGAAACTATAAAGGACGTCATGTTagggaaaggaaaaacatTAGACTAACTCGACCCCACATAATAGATACACGTAACATGCCAATTAAGGTTCTAATACCAGAACAGACAGACTCTGTTACAAAGGCGTTttcgaatgtgaaaaaaaccgaaagtgGAATCAAGATCAAACTACTACCTGAGCAGGACAAATCCAAAAAGCGTATTGTTATTAAAAACGCAAA GACGGAAAGTTTGCTACAACCTAGTTCAGATCTCCAATCTTCAATTACTTCAGCCAAGTCTCAAATCAGAGAGGCAATGGAATTGCAAAGGACTCAAGTGGATCGTGCTAATCCATGA